In Chloroflexaceae bacterium, the following proteins share a genomic window:
- a CDS encoding glycosyltransferase family 4 protein yields the protein MRLCLVSLDFAPVRTSGLTIYAERLARLLANHGHQVTVVAARRPGLAHRTFVEDIVVDRLPIGRSDWIGYGLRAARHVARRRARGELDLVHFLDVHFAWAYHGPFVASLLQSFRQRLTADGGRPYASSWPNRVFRRGYYSGALRWMERPALRRAGALVSLSEATRQEFIQHYRIRPERIMLTPPSIDPTRFAPPPPEAVAALRRRLGLEGRRVLLHVGFSTPRKGLEYLVAALPALPADVRLVLVGAWEPGYREKVRAAAGAAWERVLEAGSVPDAEMPLYFALADTLTLPSLLEGFGLPALEAMACGTPVIAAASGALPEVVGPCGVLVPPRDTPALVAAIRALLDDEPRRARLARCGRERACTVFSPEREYATVMQAYRRMMDVV from the coding sequence ATGCGGCTGTGCCTGGTAAGCCTTGACTTCGCCCCGGTGCGCACCTCGGGTCTGACTATTTATGCCGAACGGCTGGCCCGCCTCCTGGCGAACCACGGGCACCAGGTTACGGTCGTCGCCGCGCGCCGCCCCGGCCTCGCTCACCGGACCTTCGTCGAGGACATCGTGGTTGACCGCCTGCCCATCGGACGCAGCGACTGGATCGGCTACGGGCTGCGCGCCGCGCGCCACGTCGCGCGACGCCGGGCCAGGGGGGAGTTGGATCTGGTGCACTTCCTGGATGTGCATTTCGCCTGGGCTTACCACGGCCCCTTCGTGGCCAGCCTGCTCCAGTCGTTCCGGCAGCGCCTCACCGCCGACGGCGGCCGGCCCTACGCCTCCTCCTGGCCCAACCGCGTCTTCCGGCGCGGCTACTACAGCGGCGCGTTGCGCTGGATGGAGCGCCCGGCCCTGCGCCGCGCCGGGGCGCTGGTCTCCCTGAGCGAGGCGACACGCCAGGAGTTCATCCAGCACTACCGCATTCGGCCCGAACGGATTATGCTCACCCCGCCTTCGATTGACCCCACGCGCTTCGCCCCCCCGCCCCCGGAGGCGGTCGCCGCCCTGCGTCGGCGCCTGGGCCTGGAGGGCCGGCGCGTCCTGCTGCACGTCGGGTTTTCCACCCCCCGCAAGGGTCTGGAGTACCTGGTCGCCGCCCTGCCCGCCCTGCCCGCCGACGTGCGCCTGGTGCTGGTCGGCGCCTGGGAGCCGGGCTACCGCGAGAAGGTGCGGGCCGCCGCGGGCGCGGCCTGGGAACGGGTGCTCGAAGCCGGCAGCGTGCCCGATGCAGAGATGCCCCTGTACTTCGCCCTGGCCGATACGCTGACGCTCCCCTCGCTGCTCGAAGGCTTCGGCTTGCCCGCCCTCGAAGCTATGGCCTGTGGAACGCCGGTGATCGCCGCCGCGTCCGGCGCACTGCCCGAAGTGGTCGGCCCCTGCGGCGTCCTCGTTCCCCCACGGGACACTCCGGCCCTCGTTGCGGCCATCCGCGCCCTGCTGGACGATGAACCGCGCCGCGCTCGCCTGGCCCGCTGCGGGCGGGAGCGCGCCTGTACGGTTTTCTCTCCCGAACGGGAGTACGCGACGGTGATGCAGGCCTACCGGCGGATGATGGATGTGGTGTAA
- a CDS encoding class I SAM-dependent methyltransferase, giving the protein MPWYPIEIRHAPTEQAEQQAYDRLYRERGLHQRDSLYLWFLDQVRRFAPPPASLLDVSCGEGDFLRFARRAGYRVTGFDFSLAALRRLDRRGGASIPVVLANAQVLPFARASFDVITNIGSLEHYFDPGQAIAEMARVLRPEGAAIILVPNAYGIFGNVFHVLRHGEVFDDGQPLQRYATRRSWERLLAAHGLLARRVLALERPFPRTARDLWWMAQRPHTFVRAVLGGLVPANLGDQLVFVCTATNLDLNP; this is encoded by the coding sequence ATGCCCTGGTACCCGATTGAGATCCGCCATGCTCCGACCGAGCAGGCTGAACAGCAGGCCTATGATCGCCTCTACCGCGAGCGCGGGCTGCACCAGCGCGACTCGCTCTACCTGTGGTTCCTCGACCAGGTGCGCCGCTTCGCGCCGCCGCCGGCCAGCCTGCTCGACGTTTCGTGCGGCGAGGGCGATTTTCTACGCTTCGCGCGCCGGGCGGGGTACCGCGTCACCGGCTTCGATTTTTCGCTCGCCGCCCTGCGGCGCCTCGACCGGCGGGGCGGCGCGAGCATCCCCGTGGTTCTTGCCAATGCCCAGGTTCTGCCATTCGCCAGGGCCAGTTTCGATGTGATCACCAACATCGGGAGCCTGGAGCATTATTTCGACCCCGGCCAGGCCATCGCCGAGATGGCGCGGGTGCTGCGACCGGAGGGCGCGGCCATTATCCTGGTACCGAACGCCTACGGCATCTTCGGCAACGTCTTCCATGTGCTCCGCCACGGGGAGGTCTTCGACGACGGGCAACCCCTGCAACGCTACGCCACCCGGCGTTCCTGGGAGCGCCTGCTGGCCGCGCACGGGCTGCTGGCCCGCCGGGTGCTGGCGCTGGAGCGCCCTTTTCCCCGGACGGCGCGCGATCTCTGGTGGATGGCGCAGCGCCCGCACACCTTCGTGCGCGCAGTGCTGGGCGGCCTGGTGCCGGCTAACCTGGGTGACCAGCTGGTCTTTGTGTGCACCGCGACCAACCTGGACCTCAACCCGTGA
- a CDS encoding glycosyltransferase family 2 protein: MHMEGAAAGWEPVYVVVLNWNLPGDTIACVRSLQRGLLPGSAIIIVDNASSDDSLRQFRQAFGDQVVLLALEVNQGFAGGMNAGIAAALRAGAGSVLLLNNDTIIAPEMLSRLLEAAVTLPRAGILGPAIFYYDAPARLWQAGSRRYPLLPVPLNLGAGMLRRARGRPLRVDAVTGCAMLVRREVFAQIGSFDNRYALYYEDADFCYRARAAGFEIWCVPEARMWHRVSQSARKVPHISRAIAAWGRARFYRQHPHGPFPGLTLMVLLAQAALGAVRDYARGDASLARLRWRATLDGYAMRPLEVALLQKAERFGF; the protein is encoded by the coding sequence ATGCACATGGAGGGAGCGGCAGCCGGCTGGGAGCCAGTCTATGTTGTGGTGCTCAACTGGAACCTGCCGGGCGATACGATCGCCTGTGTGCGTTCCCTTCAGCGAGGGCTGTTGCCGGGGAGTGCGATTATTATTGTTGACAACGCCTCAAGCGATGATTCGCTGCGGCAGTTCCGGCAGGCGTTTGGCGATCAGGTCGTGCTGCTGGCGCTGGAGGTCAACCAGGGCTTTGCCGGGGGAATGAACGCCGGGATCGCGGCGGCGCTGCGCGCCGGCGCGGGGTCGGTGCTGCTCCTGAACAATGACACCATCATCGCTCCGGAAATGCTCTCGCGCCTGCTGGAGGCGGCCGTTACGCTGCCGCGGGCGGGCATTCTGGGGCCGGCGATCTTCTACTACGACGCGCCCGCGCGTCTGTGGCAGGCAGGGTCGCGCCGTTACCCGCTGCTGCCGGTTCCTCTCAACCTGGGCGCGGGCATGCTGCGGCGCGCCCGCGGGCGCCCCCTGCGGGTTGACGCGGTCACCGGATGCGCGATGCTGGTGCGTCGCGAGGTGTTCGCGCAGATCGGCTCGTTCGATAACCGCTATGCGCTGTACTACGAGGATGCCGATTTTTGTTACCGCGCTCGGGCGGCCGGCTTTGAGATCTGGTGCGTGCCTGAGGCGCGGATGTGGCATCGGGTGTCGCAGAGCGCCCGCAAGGTCCCGCATATCAGCCGGGCCATCGCCGCCTGGGGCCGGGCGCGGTTTTACCGGCAGCACCCCCACGGGCCGTTCCCCGGTCTGACGCTTATGGTCTTGCTGGCCCAGGCCGCCCTCGGCGCCGTCCGCGACTATGCGCGGGGCGATGCTTCCCTGGCGCGCCTGCGCTGGCGCGCCACGCTGGATGGCTACGCCATGCGGCCGCTAGAGGTTGCGCTTCTGCAGAAGGCGGAACGTTTTGGATTTTAG
- a CDS encoding FAD-dependent oxidoreductase, translating into MSERLGTPERPLRVAIIGAGPAGFYAAEALLKQKDLACRIDFFNRLPTPYGLVREGVAPDHQSIKSVTRVYDKLAAAPNVRYFGNVTFGRDVLHEDLRRHYDQIVYAVGAQSDRKMGIPGEDLQGSMPATIFVGWYNGHPDYRDLPIDLSCERVLVVGNGNVAMDVTRILVSDPEELAKTDIADHALEVLRASKVREVVMLGRRGPAQAAFTNPELKEFGELPGVDVIVDPADLELDPLSEASLAEDKTAAKNVEMLRAYAARGSTGAPRRIVMRFLVSPVEVIGKDGRVAAVRIERNRLFQAPDGSLRPRGTGVYETLECGMILRSVGYKGVPLPGVPYDEATGTIPNRGGRVIDPATGEPVPGEYVVGWAKRGPSGVIGTNKPDAAATVALMLEDAPNLTPAPGNGDIESLLRERGVDFVSYEDWKRLDTHETSQGAAQGRPRVKVTRVEEMMEIIHAGRQK; encoded by the coding sequence GTGAGCGAGCGATTGGGAACCCCTGAGCGTCCGTTGCGGGTTGCGATTATCGGCGCGGGCCCCGCCGGGTTTTATGCCGCCGAGGCCCTGCTGAAGCAAAAAGATCTCGCTTGTCGGATAGACTTCTTCAACCGGCTGCCCACCCCGTATGGGCTGGTGCGCGAGGGTGTCGCGCCCGATCACCAGTCAATCAAGTCGGTGACCCGGGTGTACGACAAACTCGCCGCCGCGCCGAACGTGCGCTACTTCGGGAACGTGACCTTTGGCAGGGATGTGCTGCACGAGGATCTCCGCCGGCACTACGACCAGATTGTCTATGCCGTCGGCGCGCAGTCGGATCGCAAGATGGGCATCCCCGGCGAAGATCTGCAGGGCAGTATGCCGGCGACGATCTTCGTCGGCTGGTACAACGGCCACCCCGATTACCGCGACCTGCCGATTGATCTCTCCTGTGAGCGGGTGCTGGTGGTGGGCAATGGCAATGTGGCCATGGATGTCACGCGCATTCTGGTGAGCGACCCTGAAGAACTGGCGAAGACCGATATTGCCGATCATGCGCTGGAGGTGCTGCGAGCGAGCAAAGTGCGCGAAGTGGTGATGCTGGGCCGCCGCGGGCCGGCGCAGGCCGCTTTTACCAATCCCGAGTTGAAAGAGTTCGGCGAACTGCCTGGCGTGGATGTGATTGTTGATCCGGCCGATCTTGAGCTTGACCCGCTGAGCGAGGCCAGTCTGGCCGAAGACAAGACCGCGGCAAAGAATGTCGAGATGCTGCGGGCCTACGCCGCCCGCGGGAGCACCGGCGCGCCGCGGCGGATCGTGATGCGCTTCCTGGTTTCCCCGGTAGAGGTGATCGGCAAGGACGGGCGGGTCGCCGCGGTGCGCATCGAACGCAACCGGTTGTTCCAGGCGCCTGACGGGAGCCTGCGGCCCAGAGGCACAGGCGTGTACGAGACGCTTGAGTGCGGCATGATCCTGCGCTCGGTGGGCTACAAGGGCGTGCCCCTGCCCGGCGTGCCCTACGATGAGGCTACCGGCACCATCCCCAACCGCGGCGGGCGGGTGATCGATCCGGCCACCGGCGAGCCGGTGCCCGGCGAGTACGTGGTCGGCTGGGCCAAGCGCGGCCCTTCGGGGGTGATTGGCACCAACAAGCCCGATGCCGCCGCCACGGTCGCCCTGATGCTGGAAGACGCGCCGAACCTGACCCCCGCGCCCGGCAATGGCGACATCGAGAGCCTGCTGCGCGAGCGCGGCGTGGACTTTGTGAGCTACGAGGACTGGAAGAGGCTCGATACCCACGAGACCAGCCAGGGCGCGGCCCAGGGTCGCCCGCGGGTGAAGGTCACGCGGGTGGAAGAGATGATGGAGATTATTCACGCCGGGCGGCAGAAATAA
- a CDS encoding LuxR C-terminal-related transcriptional regulator: MTNNVQISDREREILQLVARGATNQQIADQLNISVHTVKVHLRNIFSKIGVVSRTEATLYAIRNGIVSVDAPGDIFGEAAQVKPALAEESTPIALIPVEVEEAAPTTLAAPDTAPASPAAAASTASAIPAPSPLRRRWQALALVAGLVLAGALVAGWLLSRLQPPLTQPTAAAPTSGSEPSAEGRWIAHAPVPTPRQAFALVANPSEGRLYVIGGRHQGQTLPALDRYDPRTRLWVSLADMNVATSAMQAAELRGRIYVPGGELASGGVSNRLEAYDPREQRWYELAPLPAPRSRYGLAVWEGKLYLLGGWDGERISAEVFVYDPVGDAWSSGPALPSARQYAAASVVAGQLYLIGGEGPGGPLRESLRLDVEGATERWQFLPPLPQPIGRPQAVALLNSLLAINGQDRAVWQYDAASDAWVPYPITADVGANSSVSLLNTSLYFVGDDQTPEPGAVMEYRVLYTIFVPGAGGPPGAP, from the coding sequence ATGACCAACAACGTCCAGATCAGCGACCGCGAGCGCGAGATCTTGCAACTGGTCGCCCGGGGGGCCACCAATCAGCAAATCGCCGATCAGCTTAACATCAGTGTCCATACTGTCAAGGTTCACCTGCGGAACATCTTCAGCAAGATCGGCGTCGTCTCGCGAACCGAGGCGACGCTCTACGCGATTCGCAACGGGATTGTCAGCGTTGATGCGCCGGGCGACATCTTCGGCGAAGCGGCGCAGGTGAAGCCCGCCCTGGCGGAGGAGTCCACCCCCATAGCGCTCATTCCTGTGGAGGTTGAGGAGGCCGCGCCCACGACGCTCGCCGCGCCCGATACCGCGCCGGCATCACCCGCGGCGGCTGCCTCGACCGCCAGCGCCATACCCGCGCCCTCCCCTTTGCGACGACGGTGGCAGGCGCTGGCATTGGTCGCGGGTCTGGTCCTGGCCGGCGCGCTCGTCGCTGGCTGGCTGCTCTCGCGCCTGCAACCTCCGCTCACCCAACCGACCGCCGCGGCGCCGACCAGCGGCAGCGAACCGTCAGCGGAGGGTCGCTGGATCGCCCACGCGCCGGTTCCCACCCCACGACAGGCTTTCGCCCTGGTCGCCAATCCCTCGGAGGGGCGGCTGTACGTGATCGGCGGGCGCCATCAGGGACAGACGCTGCCAGCCCTGGATCGCTACGATCCGCGCACGAGACTCTGGGTTTCCCTTGCCGATATGAACGTCGCCACGAGCGCCATGCAAGCCGCTGAACTGCGCGGCCGGATCTACGTCCCTGGCGGCGAACTGGCCAGTGGCGGCGTGAGCAACCGCCTGGAAGCCTACGACCCGCGCGAGCAGCGCTGGTATGAACTGGCGCCATTGCCCGCCCCGCGCAGCCGCTACGGCCTGGCGGTATGGGAAGGCAAACTCTATCTCTTAGGCGGATGGGATGGCGAACGGATCAGCGCGGAGGTGTTCGTCTACGACCCGGTCGGTGATGCGTGGTCGTCCGGCCCGGCCCTGCCCTCTGCGCGCCAGTATGCCGCCGCCTCAGTGGTAGCCGGCCAGTTATACCTCATCGGCGGCGAAGGCCCTGGCGGCCCCCTGCGCGAGAGCCTGCGGCTTGACGTGGAGGGTGCTACCGAACGCTGGCAGTTCCTGCCCCCGCTGCCGCAGCCGATTGGTCGCCCGCAGGCCGTGGCTCTGCTCAACAGCCTGCTCGCCATAAACGGCCAGGATCGGGCGGTCTGGCAGTACGACGCGGCCTCCGACGCCTGGGTGCCCTATCCCATCACGGCTGACGTCGGAGCGAACAGCAGCGTGTCGCTGCTCAACACGAGCCTGTACTTCGTCGGCGATGATCAGACCCCCGAGCCGGGCGCGGTAATGGAGTACCGCGTGCTGTACACCATCTTCGTGCCGGGGGCCGGAGGCCCGCCCGGCGCGCCGTGA
- a CDS encoding Uma2 family endonuclease, with protein sequence MRGAPDLVVEMLSPGNSAEEMAKQCAMYARSGVAEYAAVNPATRVLRYYRLAKGSYGDPLVYAEMSRSCSPVCLMRP encoded by the coding sequence GTGCGGGGCGCTCCCGACCTGGTGGTCGAGATGCTCTCACCGGGCAACAGCGCGGAAGAGATGGCCAAACAATGCGCCATGTACGCCCGCAGCGGCGTGGCGGAGTACGCCGCGGTCAATCCCGCGACGCGCGTCCTGCGGTATTACCGGCTTGCCAAGGGTTCCTACGGCGACCCCCTTGTCTACGCTGAGATGAGCAGATCCTGTTCACCTGTTTGCCTGATGCGCCCCTGA
- a CDS encoding ABC transporter permease subunit — translation MSGRRPAFPVLFKEFKVFMRGSRAALILALYVGLAIIAARLLASAVLEQLDRGTPLLSAQIGQVLFIGISLGLQALTVFLSPAITLNAISREYERGAFEMLLLTPVPPLQFVLGKWVTGLAFLFLLQLAAAPVFGVVALFGGVTVADIARVAAILFITMVTGSVFGLFCSALTRQTYSAVLLCYAVLFTLIAGTLFAASVWSLINGMQLAPPVFVVANPLSAMGAALSETQPPVMSFTGGLRPLALLIPLTRGVANLGMAGVTDAVPLYRATAALYAGASLILLWATLHLALPRRRWRLTAVDAALALVLLGGLVLAYGFRDWWLAGLGIT, via the coding sequence GTGAGCGGACGGAGACCTGCGTTTCCCGTATTGTTCAAAGAGTTCAAGGTCTTCATGCGCGGCAGTCGCGCCGCGCTCATACTGGCCCTGTACGTGGGGCTGGCGATCATTGCAGCGCGCCTGCTGGCCAGCGCGGTGCTGGAACAACTCGACCGCGGCACGCCCCTGCTCAGCGCCCAGATCGGGCAGGTGCTGTTCATCGGGATCAGCCTGGGGTTGCAGGCGCTGACGGTGTTTCTTAGCCCGGCGATCACCCTGAATGCCATCAGTCGCGAGTACGAACGGGGCGCCTTCGAGATGTTGCTGCTCACCCCCGTGCCGCCGTTGCAGTTCGTGCTCGGCAAATGGGTGACCGGACTGGCGTTCCTGTTCCTCCTGCAACTCGCAGCAGCGCCGGTGTTTGGCGTCGTGGCGCTCTTTGGCGGCGTTACTGTCGCCGACATCGCCCGTGTGGCGGCGATCCTGTTCATCACCATGGTGACGGGGAGCGTGTTCGGCTTATTCTGCTCGGCGCTCACCCGGCAGACCTACAGCGCCGTACTGCTCTGCTACGCGGTCCTGTTCACGTTGATCGCCGGAACGCTCTTCGCGGCCAGCGTCTGGTCACTCATAAACGGCATGCAACTGGCCCCGCCGGTCTTCGTAGTCGCCAATCCGCTGTCGGCGATGGGGGCGGCGCTAAGCGAGACTCAGCCGCCAGTGATGTCATTCACTGGCGGCCTGCGCCCCCTGGCGCTGCTGATCCCTCTGACGCGGGGAGTGGCCAACCTGGGAATGGCGGGTGTAACCGATGCTGTGCCGTTATACCGGGCCACGGCGGCGCTCTATGCCGGGGCGAGCCTGATCCTGCTCTGGGCGACCCTGCACCTGGCCCTGCCGCGCCGCCGCTGGCGTCTCACCGCCGTTGACGCCGCTCTGGCCCTCGTGCTCCTCGGCGGTCTGGTGCTGGCCTATGGCTTCCGGGACTGGTGGCTGGCGGGCCTGGGCATTACCTGA
- a CDS encoding glycosyltransferase, with the protein MKVLFICGREPEYVRNQIILRSLHQFAEVNAITDSGKTYLGRHLRLLLKLLWRYREHDIVVVGFYGYLLVPLLRLLSRKPLVFDAYLSTYNTLCFDRRVIKPESLLGRLVFLMDRLACRLADIVILDTRAHSAYFSNLYHLPPDKFRVLYLGYDEELFYPRSAPPERPFRVFYYGSFLPLQGIEYVVRAAKLLEDEPDIVFQIAGDGIRSAEIRALAESLNCKNIGFLGWIPYHQLPDAIAQASVCLGGHFSDTAKAQQVIATKTFQFLGMAKPTIVGDNPANTEIFTHGEHVYMCRVADPRSLVDAILTLRANRALREKIAWGGYRHSFERYSSARIGAALHDILREAHAAVPGKP; encoded by the coding sequence ATGAAGGTGCTGTTTATATGCGGTCGCGAACCAGAATACGTTCGAAACCAGATTATTCTCAGATCGTTACATCAGTTTGCGGAGGTCAATGCGATCACCGACAGCGGAAAAACCTATCTGGGCCGCCATCTTCGCCTTCTACTCAAACTGCTCTGGCGCTATCGGGAGCATGATATTGTCGTCGTCGGGTTTTATGGCTACCTTCTGGTGCCGCTGTTGCGCCTGTTGAGCCGAAAGCCGCTTGTTTTCGATGCGTATCTTTCAACATACAATACGCTTTGTTTTGATCGCCGCGTGATCAAACCAGAATCGCTCCTGGGCAGACTGGTGTTTTTGATGGATCGCCTGGCATGTCGCCTGGCCGATATTGTCATCCTCGACACACGCGCCCATAGCGCCTACTTTTCCAACCTGTATCATCTTCCGCCGGACAAGTTCCGCGTGCTCTATCTCGGCTACGACGAAGAACTCTTCTACCCCCGCAGCGCGCCGCCCGAGCGCCCATTCAGGGTATTTTACTACGGCTCCTTTCTGCCGCTTCAGGGCATCGAGTACGTGGTGCGGGCGGCCAAGCTGCTGGAGGATGAGCCGGACATCGTCTTTCAGATCGCCGGCGACGGCATACGCTCCGCCGAGATCCGCGCCCTCGCCGAGTCGTTGAACTGCAAGAACATTGGCTTTCTAGGCTGGATCCCCTACCATCAACTGCCCGATGCCATCGCCCAGGCCTCGGTCTGTCTGGGCGGGCATTTCTCCGATACCGCCAAGGCCCAGCAGGTGATTGCCACCAAGACATTTCAGTTTCTGGGCATGGCCAAGCCGACCATCGTCGGCGACAACCCGGCCAATACCGAGATCTTCACCCACGGCGAACACGTGTACATGTGTCGCGTAGCCGATCCGCGCTCGCTGGTTGACGCTATCCTCACCCTGCGCGCCAACCGCGCCCTGCGCGAGAAGATCGCCTGGGGCGGCTACCGGCATTCGTTCGAGCGCTACAGCAGCGCGCGCATCGGCGCGGCGCTCCACGACATTCTGCGAGAAGCGCATGCGGCTGTGCCTGGTAAGCCTTGA
- a CDS encoding class I SAM-dependent methyltransferase has translation MTNDIPLEYIACPLCGATGCRERYRLPDMALERPGFFTLVECDTCGLLYQNPRPAPEAMGAFYPPEYAPFEAPPWADPRPLRRLARLYGLKKRWRVVERYAPARPGRRAILDVGCATGLFLAAGSDAWEKTGIEPSAYAAEYARNRFGLRVHTGTLEDAPLEERQFDVITMWDVLEHLHDPLGSLRRARALLRPDGALAARVPNRAAVEARWFGGAWAGFDPPRHMFVPDRVTLTGLLERAGLRVVALPPMGGSYAMLVLSWNFWLKRRMRDGWRRRLAQRVIDNLAVRLALLPPIWFMEHQLGMGSSLTVVARPGEV, from the coding sequence GTGACCAACGACATCCCTCTGGAATACATCGCCTGTCCCCTGTGCGGCGCCACCGGCTGCCGGGAGCGCTATCGCCTCCCCGATATGGCCCTCGAACGCCCCGGGTTCTTTACCCTGGTGGAGTGCGACACGTGCGGATTGCTCTACCAGAACCCCCGGCCGGCGCCGGAGGCCATGGGCGCCTTCTATCCGCCCGAGTACGCTCCCTTCGAGGCGCCACCCTGGGCCGATCCCCGACCGCTCCGCCGGCTAGCGCGCCTCTACGGGCTGAAGAAGCGCTGGCGGGTCGTTGAACGCTACGCTCCAGCGCGCCCGGGCCGGCGCGCGATCCTCGACGTGGGCTGCGCGACAGGTCTGTTCCTGGCCGCGGGGAGCGATGCCTGGGAGAAGACGGGGATTGAACCGTCGGCCTACGCCGCCGAGTATGCGCGAAACCGCTTTGGTCTGCGGGTTCACACCGGCACTCTGGAGGACGCGCCCCTGGAAGAGCGGCAGTTCGACGTTATAACCATGTGGGACGTGCTGGAGCACCTGCATGATCCCCTCGGCAGCCTGCGGCGCGCCCGCGCCCTGTTGCGGCCCGACGGGGCGCTGGCGGCCCGCGTGCCCAATCGCGCCGCCGTGGAGGCGCGCTGGTTTGGCGGCGCCTGGGCCGGCTTCGACCCGCCCCGGCACATGTTCGTGCCTGATCGGGTGACATTGACCGGGCTGCTCGAACGGGCCGGCCTGCGCGTCGTGGCCCTGCCCCCCATGGGCGGCAGCTATGCTATGCTTGTGTTAAGCTGGAACTTCTGGCTCAAACGGCGCATGCGCGACGGCTGGCGGCGCCGGCTCGCCCAACGCGTCATTGACAACCTGGCAGTGCGCCTGGCGCTGCTGCCCCCAATCTGGTTCATGGAGCATCAACTGGGGATGGGGTCGTCGCTTACCGTCGTCGCCCGACCCGGTGAGGTGTAG
- a CDS encoding glycosyltransferase, translated as MLAPFGIRPKGTLLARMLPLARVLARRGHAVSIVAPPVHNPEDAGTRVVYNGVPIIHTAPLRPGPAGALHQSGAMLRQALAERPDLLHLFKPRGFGGLAALFARALRPALPLVVDADDWEGRGGWNDLLPYPGYAKRLFAWQERDLPRRAAAVTVASRTLESLVWAMGVAPERVFYLPNGLAAAPTLLAGRANDAAAPALALYTRFWELDVAELAATLAAIHLRRPDARLIVIGRGERGEERELRARAERAGFLPMLDERGWLEPAQIPAALAEAEIALAPARDTLINRARCSAKLLELLGAGLAVVASDVGETRSFIEHERSGLLVPPGNPGAFAAAALRLLDDPALRARLAAGARQAAARYAWENLATIAERAYTFAVRRKQMIP; from the coding sequence ATGCTGGCCCCGTTTGGCATTCGTCCCAAGGGGACGCTGCTGGCGCGCATGTTGCCGCTGGCGCGCGTCCTCGCCCGCCGGGGCCACGCGGTGAGCATTGTGGCGCCGCCGGTGCATAACCCGGAGGACGCCGGCACGCGCGTTGTATATAATGGTGTGCCGATCATCCACACCGCGCCCCTTCGCCCCGGACCAGCCGGGGCGCTGCACCAGAGTGGCGCGATGCTGCGCCAGGCCCTGGCCGAGCGGCCCGACCTGCTGCACCTCTTCAAGCCACGGGGGTTTGGCGGTCTGGCGGCGCTCTTCGCCCGCGCGCTGCGGCCTGCCCTGCCCCTCGTCGTGGACGCCGATGACTGGGAGGGCCGGGGCGGCTGGAACGATCTGCTGCCCTATCCGGGCTACGCCAAACGGCTCTTCGCCTGGCAGGAACGCGACCTGCCCCGCCGCGCCGCCGCCGTTACAGTCGCCAGCCGGACCCTGGAGAGCCTCGTCTGGGCCATGGGCGTCGCGCCTGAGCGGGTCTTTTACCTGCCCAATGGCCTGGCCGCCGCTCCGACACTGCTCGCGGGCCGCGCGAACGACGCGGCGGCGCCGGCCCTGGCGCTATACACGCGCTTCTGGGAACTGGACGTGGCGGAACTGGCGGCCACACTGGCGGCCATTCACCTGCGGCGCCCCGACGCCCGGCTGATCGTGATAGGACGGGGCGAACGGGGCGAAGAGCGGGAATTGCGCGCCCGCGCCGAACGCGCAGGTTTTCTCCCCATGCTCGACGAGCGGGGGTGGCTCGAACCCGCGCAGATCCCGGCGGCGCTGGCCGAGGCCGAGATCGCCCTGGCGCCGGCTCGCGACACCCTGATCAACCGCGCCCGCTGTTCGGCCAAACTGCTCGAACTGCTCGGCGCCGGGCTGGCGGTGGTGGCGAGCGACGTGGGCGAGACGCGATCCTTCATCGAGCACGAGCGGAGCGGCCTGCTCGTCCCTCCAGGCAACCCCGGCGCCTTCGCCGCCGCCGCCCTGCGCCTGCTCGACGACCCGGCCCTGCGCGCGCGCCTCGCCGCCGGGGCGCGCCAGGCAGCGGCGCGCTATGCCTGGGAGAACCTGGCGACCATAGCGGAGCGGGCGTATACTTTTGCCGTAAGGCGTAAACAGATGATACCCTGA